A single Cyclopterus lumpus isolate fCycLum1 chromosome 15, fCycLum1.pri, whole genome shotgun sequence DNA region contains:
- the LOC117744271 gene encoding gap junction alpha-5 protein-like, with product MADWSLLGNFLEEVQEHSTSVGKVWLTILFIFRILVLGTAAKSSWGDEQEDFNCDTEQPGCENVCYDQAFPIAHIRYWVLQIVFVSTPSLIYMGHAMHTVRREKRRSREEEEEDGEGGESEEDPGGGEGERGREKHGRKGEKGRGKEEKPELAGRVRLRGALLQTYIMSILLRSIMEVVFLILQYFMYGVFLNPLYVCKAWPCPHPVNCYVSRPTEKNVFIVFMMTVSAVSLALSVLELHHLAWRHCCRRHFLRAKAVAPANAPLARRLSLAPPPPSTPQPNSSQCVIGEMNGGPDGGGLGHKDKRRFSRTRRTKSRTRADDLSV from the exons ATGGCAGACTGGAGCCTGCTGGGAAACTTCCTGGAGGAAGTGCAGGAGCACTCTACATCTGTTGGCAAg GTGTGGCTGACCATCCTGTTTATCTTTCGTATCCTGGTGCTCGGGACGGCGGCTAAGTCGTCGTGGGGCGACGAGCAGGAAGATTTTAACTGCGACACCGAGCAGCCGGGCTGCGAGAACGTCTGCTACGACCAAGCCTTCCCGATAGCTCACATACGATACTGG GTGCTCCAGATCGTGTTCGTGTCCACTCCCAGTTTGATCTACATGGGCCACGCCATGCACACCGTCcgcagagagaagaggaggagcagagaggaggaggaggaggacggagaagggggagagagtgaggaggacccAGGagggggtgaaggagagagaggaagagagaaacacgggaggaaaggagagaagggcagaggaaaggaggaaaaacCAGAATTGGCAGGTCGAGTCCGTCTGAGGGGAGCGCTGCTGCAGACGTACATCATGAGTATACTGCTACGAAGCATCATGGAG GTGGTGTTTCTGATTCTCCAGTACTTCATGTATGGAGTCTTCCTCAATCCTCTGTATGTCTGCAAG gcctGGCCGTGTCCACATCCGGTGAACTGCTACGTCTCCAGGCCGACAGAGAAAAACGTCTTCATCGTGTTCATGATGACGGTGTCCGCCGTCTCTCTGGCCCTCAGCGTGCTCGAGCTGCATCACCTGGCGTGGAGACACTGCTGCAG GCGACACTTTTTAAGGGCGAAGGCCGTCGCTCCGGCTAACGCGCCGCTGGCTCGCCGGCTCTCTCTGGCTCCTCCCCCGCCGTCGACCCCACAGCCGAACTCCAGCCAGTGTGTGATCGGAGAGATGAACGGCGGCCCGGACGGCGGCGGGCTGGGTCACAAGGACAAACGGAGATTCAGCAGAACGAGGAGAACGAAGAGCCGGACGAGAGCCGACGACCTCTCCGTTTAG
- the LOC117744188 gene encoding follistatin-related protein 1-like, whose product MLTISVLLLLLLSSPLVSSSPLAKDQSVCARTFCGAGRECDSTDRGEPVCRCLQQCDGTENWVCGSNGRTYRNHCELHRDACIAQTKIHVEHRGHCVEKPARTDVSPMVCFLSDRDWLRERVIQWIQEEVQSNVTSPNKLLQTYFKTYANGDSELDSKEFLSFLKHNETALNLTYSNSLETNTLLRSLCVDALIELSDENADWKLSLTEFINCLTAAYRPQQRKCALEDEVLEDGAETRMECNKCVCACGNWVCTALTCNGERQVEEDVKEGAEEEVTEEEWSRRVADLNALQEDSHH is encoded by the exons ATGTTGACCATctcagtgctgctgctgttgctcctctcctctcctctcgtctcctcgtctcctctggcCAAG gatcaGTCGGTGTGTGCCAGGACTTTCTGCGGTGCAGGTCGAGAGTGTGATTCGACCGATAGAGGAGAACCCGTCTGTCGTTGTTTACAG CAGTGTGATGGGACGGAGAACTGGGTTTGTGGCAGCAACGGCAGAACCTACAGGAACCACTGTGAGCTGCACAGAGACGCCTGCATCGCCCAGACCAAGATACATGTGGAGCACAGAGGACACTGTGTGG AGAAACCAGCGAGGACAGATGTGAGCCCCA tggtgTGCTTCCTGTCGGATCGTGattggctgagagagagagtgatccAGTGGATTCAGGAGGAGGTCCAATCGAATGTGACCTCACCCAACAAGCTCCTGCAAACCTACTTCAAG ACGTACGCCAACGGGGATTCAGAGCTCGACTCCAAAGAGTTCCTGAGCTTCCTGAAGCACAACGAGACGGCCCTCAACCTCACGTACTCCAACTCTCTGGAGACTAACACGCTgctgag GTCTCTGTGTGTTGATGCTCTGATTGAGCTGTCGGATGAAAACGCAGACTGGAAGCTGAGTTTAACGGAGTTCATCAACTGTCTCACCGCCGCCTACCGTCCACAGCAGAgaa AGTGCGCTCTGGAGGATGAAGTGCTCGAGGACGGAGCTGAGACTCGGATGGAGtgcaacaagtgtgtgtgcgcttgtgggAACTGGGTCTGCACCGCTCTGACCTGCAatg GGGAGcgtcaggtggaggaggacgttaaggaaggagcagaagaagaagtgacAGAAGAGGAGTGGAGCAGGAGAGTGGCTGACCTCAACGCTCTGCAGGAGGACAGTCAccactga
- the LOC117744002 gene encoding runt-related transcription factor 3-like codes for MASNSLFSSTSPMLYWDPVVKRPPTPSPTNRQQDDQEGRPRQQRSTAPPRGLVQTDSPNFLCSSLPQHWRCNKTLPRTFTVVALCNDVPDGVVVAVMAGNDDNCSAELRNATATMKQGHAHFNDLRFIGRSGRGKSFTLSINVLTSPPQIATVHRAIKVTVDGQRLPRRQRQKEGKSGVFRLPSSSTSSSDCRSYPSSRWTCEPSFLGQVTSLASPFTTTPRMHHLPALSYSTQPTAYGSFMSSAPPPPPLSHSGPFQPGNFYYGPNQSLQTMGEDRNVVASLANYIEGACLSIRGEEPVWRPY; via the exons ATCCGGTGGTGAAGCGTCCGCCGACACCATCGCCCACCAACCGCCAACAGGACGACCAGGAGGGGAGGCCCCGCCAGCAGCGCAGCACAGCGCCACCCAGAGGCCTTGTGCAGACCGACAGCCCAAACTTCCTCTGCAGCAGCCTGCCGCAGCACTGGAGGTGTAACAAGACGCTGCCGAGAACCTTCACT GTGGTTGCCCTGTGCAACGACGTGCCGGACGGCGTGGTCGTCGCAGTGATGGCCGGCAACGACGACAACTGCAGCGCCGAGCTGCGCAACGCCACCGCCACGATGAAGCAAGGCCACGCCCACTTCAACGACCTGCGCTTCATAGGCCGCAGCGGGAGAG gcaAGAGCTTCACTCTTTCCATCAACGTGCTGACGTCGCCGCCTCAGATCGCCACCGTGCACCGAGCCATCAAGGTCACCGTGGACGGACAGCGGCTGCCGAGAC GACAGAGGCAGAAGGAGGGCAAGTCGGGAGTTTTCCGGTTGCCGAGCAGCAGCACTTCATCATCAG ACTGTAGATCATATCCCTCCTCTCGGTGGACCTGTGAGCCGTCGTTCCTGGGCCAGGTGACCTCGCTGGCTTCCCCCTTCACTAcaactcccagaatgcaccaccTGCCCGCCCTCTCCTACTCCACCCAGCCCACAGCGTACGGCTCCTTCatgtcctctgctcctcccccccctccgctGAGCCACAGTGGTCCGTTCCAGCCGGGCAACTTCTACTACGGACCGAACCAATCGCTCCAAACCATGGGGGAGGACCGCAACGTCGTCGCATCTCTGGCCAATTACATCGAAGGGGCGTGTCTCTCGATAAGAGGGGAGGAGCCTGTCTGGAGGCCTTATTGA